Proteins found in one Populus alba chromosome 14, ASM523922v2, whole genome shotgun sequence genomic segment:
- the LOC118041113 gene encoding uncharacterized protein, translated as MAQYLKLPIIFSRSACSTENSSLLLLSRSYHCHYYASNLPPVRWVKPEMHCSPIRSFAAAPAKAGKFQLPKKKRRLDEICLERFQQYSRTFIQSWILQGKVFVDGKVANKAGTPVSEKSVVEIIAEVPKYVCRAGYKLEAAIEQLDVDVAGKVALDSGLSTGGFTDCLLQNGASFVYGVDVGYGQVADKIRRDERVCVIERTNLRYLSELPQKVDLVTLDLSFISILLVMPAVVNVMKEEATLVTLVKPQFEARRSQVGSGGIVRDSQVHQEVLEKITKGVEGFGFRSNGWIESPLKGAEGNIEFLVHFSRIHENSAE; from the exons ATGGCGCAGTATCTCAAGCTTCCCATTATTTTCTCACGCTCCGCCTGTAGTACTGAAAATTCAAGCTTGCTTCTCTTATCCAGATCCTACCACTGCCACTACTACGCTTCTAATCTTCCTCCAg TTAGATGGGTCAAACCAGAAATGCACTGTAGTCCAATTAGAAGCTTTGCTGCTGCTCCTGCTAAGGCTGGAAAGTTTCAACTACCTAAAAA GAAACGGAGGCTGGATGAAATATGTCTTGAAAGGTTCCAGCAATACAGCCGAACATTTATACAATCATGGATTTTACAAG GTAAAGTATTTGTGGATGGAAAGGTGGCGAACAAAGCTGGCACACCTGTGTCTGAGAAATCTGTTGTTGAGATAATTGCTGAAGTTCCAAAATATGTATGTAG GGCAGGATATAAACTAGAAGCTGCCATTGAACAACTGGATGTTGATGTAGCTGGCAAAGTAGCTCTGGATTCAGGATTGTCCACTGGAGGATTTACTGATTGCTTGCTTCAGAATGGTGCATCATTTGTTTATGGAGTTGATGTAGGTTATGGACAG GTGGCAGACAAGATACGTCGAGATGAACGTGTTTGTGTGATAGAAAGAACAAACTTAAGATACCTCTCTGAACTCCCCCAAAAAGTTGATTTGGTGACTCTGGACCTCTCATTCATCTCTATTCTCCTG GTCATGCCTGCTGTAGTCAATGTCATGAAGGAAGAGGCAACGTTAGTGACCCTGGTTAAACCCCAATTTGAAGCTCGCAGATCTCAA GTAGGAAGTGGCGGGATAGTAAGAGATTCCCAAGTCCACCAAGAG GTTCTAGAGAAGATAACAAAAGGCGTGGAGGGCTTTGGATTCCGCAGCAATGGTTGGATTGAGTCTCCTCTAAAGGGTGCTGAGGGTAACATAGAATTTCTTGTGCACTTCAGTCGAATACATGAAAATAGTGCAGAATGA